The region tattattatacagtaataaTCTAGTTTAAGGATTATCTtattaagaaatagtaatataaaaatcaagctcctaatataatttgtttttgcAATGTGTGCACTCATATCCATATATACAAATTGAAATTATCCATTATAATTCtggaaaaataaaaagttatggctgAAAGTTTTTGTGCAAAtgcagtttaaatattagcaaTACAAACAATAATCAGATACGAACAAACTACGTCAAATATCTTCTAGAAAATCAGAAGCATGTATACAAGGTAAACATAACATACTGTAATGGGTCCCTTCTCATGTGGGACTATTTGGTAATGAACAAGCATACGTGTTACCTGAAGGTTCTAAAGTTCTACAGAGAACAGGGAAAGAGATTTCACTACAAAGAAGGCTGCAGGAAGTAAAACAGAAGATATACCATAATAGAGAAAACAGACTAAGAGGAATCTTTTAAGTAAGAAATATGAAGCACCATTGATGAATATACACCTTCCACGAAGAACTGCAGTAGCACTTTTCAGATTGGAAACAGGCCATGACTGCTTAGATGAACATTTCAGGAACAGAATGCTTGCTGTGTGAAGAGCATGTAGCTACAAGCAAGGAACACCTGTTGCACTGCAGAGACTGGGCCCAGGGAAAAAGGACCGAAAGATCTAGTAGGACTCTACTGGGAAGTACGAAAACTAATGTACCGAAACAAGCTCCAGCCATTTGAAAACAacatattagcaaatttaagtttTCATGCATTCGCATACAAGTTgctataacatttaatttaattacttttcacagccaattttttttataactaatggtgggtacttgactgttcgtcattcactcatatgaaggcAGTCGTATAGAGCAATTTATCGACAAATTTGTTGTCCAGACTGAGCCATAGGAGGCTGCTCTAAGCTACACCCATGATGAAATGATTtgtttgttgggatgtcacaggggaaccaaAGCTTCCAGAGAAATCTTGGAATGGGTGCCCACGCTGCAGGATGCTGGGGAAAGATTTATTCTGCTGCGTCAGTACATGGCAGTACCAATATGCGGCAGGTACTGACATGTTGCACAGTCTCCACATGCACAATAGTTAGTGGGAAGTCATTACAGTGAATGGTTAATAAGTGCTATTGTGAAGAATGGCGTGCTGTGCAGGAGCCTTGTCACTGTGATTTATGCAATGTGCTGTCGATTTCTTGACTAAATTATGTGTAGTATGTGCATCTCATTCTTATGTATCACAATACTTACGTCTtaccttacaaatggcttttaaggaacccgcacgttcattgccgctctcacataagcccaccattggtccctatcctgtgcaagattaatccaatctctatcatatcccatctccctcaaatccattttaatatttattctcccatctatgtctcggcctccccaaaggtctttttcccgccagtctcctaactaacactctatatgcatttctggattcgcccatacatgctaaatgtcctgcccatctcaaacgtctggatttaatgttcctaatgtcaggtgaagaatacaatgcatgcagttttgcattgtgtaactttctccattctcctgtaacttcatccttcttagccccaaatatattcctaagaacattattatcaaacacccttaatttctattactctctcaaagtgagagtccaagtttcacaaccatatagaagaaccggtaatataacggttttataaattctaactttcagattttttgatagcagactagatgacaaaagcttctcaaccgaataataacaggcatttcccatatttattttgcgtttaatttcctcccaagtgtcatttatatttattactgttgcttcaagatattttaatttttccacctcttcgaaggataaatctccaatttttatgtttccatttcgtagaatattctggtcacaagacataatcatatattttgtctttttgggatttacttccaaaccaatcgctttacttgcttcaaataaaatttctgttttttccctaaccatttgtggattttctcctaacatattcacgtcatccgcatagacaagaagctgatgtaacctgttcaattccaaaccctgtctgttatcctgaactttcctaatggcatattcacaaTACTTACGTCACTCAGCTAAACTCTCAAGTTAAAGTTcttatacaaagaaaaatattacaattcagggaacaactggataatacgcacggcagaccaatatcgatagtcgactctactcgctggccactagtcaccgggccgtaccgagccgtatcaaacaaaatataatcgaaatggtggtagtcaaattcgcgactatattcttaaataattcactccattagtctagttcaaggttttatgtagtacaacggcggttttttgaatgcattaaaagaaaatgaagatgtaataagataataaactaggttatcacaaggaaattaacaggaaaaaaggtgtgtttcacggaatacaattaaaatgacggaaagtaaatttccggttaatgttcgccaaagcgtaaagtacgtaattatgacggcgttgctgttttatttctggcctatcgaaaaatacctagccttttacgaaaaaaaatttaaggaccatgaaattattcaccgctttcattataggcctattattttttaacaatattacgaatcaaaaactgtcatattatataattttaactactacatggacgaatcaaatcaagctaacctaaccaaagctaacctaacctaaccaaagctaagctaacctaaccaaaactaatctaacctaaccaaagctaatctaacctaaccaaagctaatctaatctaacctaacctaagctaacctaacctaatctaagctaacataacataaccttcgtaaatgcaaggcctgtaaccggagcaagaagggatctcaatcatttaatctgcaagtacacgcaaaaataaattcaagtaaggatcacgctcccactgcatgagaggtccgcgcatgcgctacagcaaaactgtttctgtcccgagcctctcatctaaggcactcgtcataatttactcgcaatatttacgcaaatacacattgtcgctaacagtggtgctatctctcaataatgttcagaacgaaggaggtagacagagagagaaaaaatttctcccgccaactacgccacacaccaacgtcatgttcttatgttggtgacattgtgtatttacttaaatttggtggtaaacgtaacggcacggttcaaagtggccgtgctaattctccagtatagcgcaaTTCAGAAACTTTCTCAGTTCATGAGGCCTTAGTGTCTCAGCAATATTTTTATGACAGCAGTAGGACAAAAGATACTTAACACTTATGAAGTAGATATTAAATTGTTTGCAGCTATGTTCTGCAGTAATCATTAGAATAATGCACGTCAACAGAAAGTACAGGTGATGTGGGGTGGTCGAAATGTAATTTGGGAACCAATGAATTAGGGAATTAGGTCACACTTCTGATTGGAACATGGGCACAGCCTGGaataaattttcttaaataactACTGCATAAATAtaacaatgtttttaatttcctctaaTTGACTTACAAGCAAATTACTGAAATAGTAAATACAATTCATACTTTacaatgtatttacataaaaattaattttgtatttaatatctGCTTGTCTATCATGAAAAATACAAGTTAAAACTGAGATATACAAGAAGAGTTCATGCATTACAAATACCaatacataaaattcatttataacGTCtacaaacaattttctttcttcatagcCCTCTGCCTCAGTATTTTCAGTGATGCTTTTTCAATGACAGCATCTTTGAGTACATTTGCAGTATTATTACATCTGAaataaacaaaacagaagaatattataaatctgtcattttcattgaattatataattattgtcTGGCAGTGAATTAGTCTCTCAAATGTGTCTAGAAACACAATGTGCAGTTTCACGTGGTCAAAGACTGGCTAATACCAATAGCAATGCTGGAATTCAGTTTTGTAATTGGTTCCTGTAGTCTGCACATGATAGTATTatgaatccagaaatgattttttttactgatgtaGTGTGGCTACACTTATAGGAGTTCGGTAACACATCAAACATGAGCACTACACCGAACATTTGTTGTAATTTAAAGTAAGATTAAATTACTGTGATTTAGTATTTGATTATGCTCATAATCCTCCAATTTTACCATAAGATTTGCAGAGTAGTCTCGGCATATTTCGTGGTGAAAGCAGGTCCTGTCATGTCAGGCAAAGTGCTAGAAAAAGGCTGGGAAATAGCTGCTACATGTTGGAGGTGTTCGAAATTGGGAACCTTGTATATTTTCCGTGCTGGAAGTAAGACAAACTGCCTAAAAATATATCATACtataataatatgtaacataaaaaaaTAGAATTACCTTTTTTGTATTACCACTATAGATTCCAAGTTATTCTGAATGCTTGTTACATCATGTGCTCTTTCAGAGTAGGATACTTCATGCTGATGGGTTGCTCTGCATGCTTCTTCCAACATATTTCTTGTCTTATTAAGAGTTATTTTCAGTGCATctaaatttaagaataaaaaatatgaacaGCATACTTCTATTACCAAGGTCATCGTAATATTATACATGCCACTTATTTGGGCTAGCATAGGGAAAACCCTCATAActcttaaatgtttttttttctgttcagtcatttcaaaatatattgtttcCACCATCTGACAAGTGGCGTTTGTGTCACGCAGTATATCAGATATTGTAtgctaataataattttctttctccATATAACTGAGTTTAACATatacagtatgattatttagtcctgacagtcgccgacaatgtgcgtctgggtcaggcgagtccattaagttacgcgaAGGGATGTTCACATTAGTCTGTCGCTTTCAGAGTGATCGGATGTCACACATGTGGTAGAGCgttatgtttccagtacagcTAAGCTGTACTGTATTCTTCACTGACTCGCTCCTATCTCTACTccagaactctccccactactcctattacttcccctctttcacatcgctgagctgtcaggactaaataatcggtctgtatattGTTTTCCTGCTATTGCTTATTGTCTTCGCGATTTCTtcgttaataaattatattgagtCTTTTGGGACTGCCTTCATTGAAAAGCAGTtgctaataaataataacttaccTGCCCCAGGTTCAGTAAGGAATCCCTTAGTTGGCATACCACAGTCTAAAGAATTTTTTAGTACTTCTACATTTTGTAGTCCTGAGACAAAATCtggaattaaaatttaattttcattttgtgaGCCTACAGGTTCATAACAAGATATGATGGTACAAATAAATAAGTGCGAAATTAATTTCGTCTATAGGTGGACCTAGTTGAACAGATTCTGCAATGTGGTAGACTTTTAGACCAGAGGTCAGCCCTGTTTGAAATTTGACTTACCCAAAACAGGTCCTAACTTTTCCTTCTTGCGTTTAAGTTCTTCACTCAGTTGGATAAAATATTTAGATTCCTCTATACGCTTTTTGAGAGCTGCCACATGGTCTCGTTTCTTTTCCACATCATTTAGCAATGCTAATCTCTTGCCCTAAAACAAAAAGATACATAACACTTCTTTGATTATGTGGGACATTCAAAAACATGTTTATAGGCTATGTGCATGCAGTTCATATGCACATAAATACACGAGTGCATATATACCGCATTTTCTCGAATACTCTGCACTCTTGAAATAGCTgttggaaaatttttttttttaaatatatccgagaaaatataattaatcaaATGCTTACAACATTAGATTTTCTccagttgggtttttttttttttttaatatgccaGTAAATTTCGGTGATGTTATTAACACTTTTATCTGAAATATTGGCAGTTTTGCAGTTTACTACAAATTCTAGTTGAATTTTTTCTCTGCAGAGACATTTTGGTAATGTATAAATTCCTATTATGAAGAGACGCACTGCCCAACAGTCATATCCAGTTACTAGTCTGAAGATAACCACTGCTGTTATTCCTGGAGAATTAGGgatcaaatttttattatttaaaatttgacaccaagatttattttcactgcctaattttttattattattattattagttaatattgtccgttcataatttttatttattaataacgagACTTTaacaaccaatgtacgcacaacttgactatagcgTTCCTtaaacatagtagacagacatactggaATGTAAGCAATGACGtaaatgtgctgcgttatattctactgttaacagTACAATCTAATGacagtggaaaatgaagtaggacacatatctcacaagttttcatgtccctcagcAACGTTGAAGGTGTTagcattacaatgaacaaccatttACATACTTGCATCTAGTTTgagaaaaactgttcactattaattgaaaatgcactgtgatggtctGAGTTTGTTtcatagggagagacggaagaatactgtacctctgattaGGAAACAGATTGTACACTAAGGCAAAGGTAAACAAAATTCAATgtgccacctcactccatctgtacttcattgcactgtaacttcatttTATTCTTAAGTTATCTCGGATCCTAAGTCTGTTAATAACATTGCTGAATAAAACAAAATCTCACAATGAAATCTTTGAAAAGGTATCCATTATAAAGCAACTATTTcagaatgaaatatttgaaaaagtaTCCATTATAAagcactttctttttttttcttttatgtataAACTTAATTTTGGTATAGATTTCTCTTACTCTGTCTTCTGATGTTAATGAAACAATAGGCTGAGTTGTGCAGATTTTGAATCACAAAATATGGCTACTATGAATTTATTCTGTAAATGAATTGTTGTAAACCAGTCGAATTTAGAAATACATaattagtgttagttgggaggccggaaggaaaaagacctttggggaggccaagacatggacgggaggataatataaaaatggatttgagggaggtgggatatgatggtaggaactggattaatcttgctcaggatagggaccaatggcaggattatgtgagagcggcaatgaatctccaggttctctaaaagccatttgtaggtaagacTAGTATTAATAGCTTCTAATTCACCAATGCAGAGTGTATAATGCTCTCCTAGTGTAAGGTAAAGGCATGAACGATCACAAATACCTGCgtcagaaatattattttgttgcacATATCTGTCTGTATAAATGTGTAATCTCTTTAATTTTAGATATAATGCATCTACATGTACATACAAAACATACagtatttctcagaagataccattttgttgctttgtgagtaaacaagaaaaattagaaaaaaagtttgagtaaaagttgtttctttttaaaagtagtttccaatggtaccttcaatgacaatttgaaatttcgaagttgaccacaggtacccctacggggaaatggtactaccaccaattgattctttacataggttttggttataaatttttttctttaatgaacaaccagtatcgcatagttttcgagaaaaaaggccgATACTGGTAGCCTGAAAAACCTAGTATACACATTCCTcacatataaaatatttcttactgCTTCAAGTTATTATTAATAACTCACCATATTTTCAGTTGTTACTTTTGAAAGAGTCTCTTCTTGTATTTTAGTTGTCGCCAAGGCCAACAAAGCTATATTATGTCCATAGACCAAATTGTTTTGTATCTGAAACGAAGTAATGAAGAACAACTTGCTTGTTATATgctttttatataatgtttacattttttcaactatatgctataaaattactttatCCAAAGTTAAAAAACgcataataattgtataaatgtAAAAGTTACAACATAAATGGTTAGTTGCATATACTAGTACTTACCTATAGTTCTTATGTGAGAAAATTGCAATGGTCTATATACAATTTAACTAGTTCGATAGGAACAAACACAGATTGAGTTCTACTGAAATCTACTCCTTCATACTTATATGTCTTAAAGATGCCTTGTAAAGACCACGGTTCAGATCatgcaaattatattttgtattctatgaaaatagttgaaattgtgtgaaaataatattattccacTGTTACAGTACCTGACTGGTTCATAATGTGCATAAATCATTAACTCAAGTAGCCTACTGTATAACTAGGAACCTATAATCTTAAGTTACAAATAATATCATGGTTATTACCTTAAGTTTGGAAACACTGCTTGACCCATGATGAGACTTATCAGAAATTACACTTATTGTACTGACATTCAACATTGTTAAGTCGCCCATAGAATGATCGGGAGTTGATGTAGCTGGCTTCctataaaacaaatttcaaatgtAACTAATGAAGATACTTATTTGTgggaaatatacagaatacagtatTCAGTGGACCAAAATAATTAGTACAGCTAAAGAAGAGGCTGtaaaatttgtggtgaacaaagctcTTCGAAGGCAAGTTCCTCCTTCCCTCCCTGAGTAATCTATTCAGTTTCTTCCTGTCATTTTAAGAACACCAGGCGCCATCATATCATGACATTACATCTGAACAgcctgtaggcctatagttttaaaAGTGACTTTAAAATTGTAATTACTACACCAAGTTATTTTTTCTGTCAGATTACAGTGACATTAATCTAAACAGGTGTGTGTAAAAAAAAACTCTGATTTGGTTATAAACATCAACGTAAGTATAGTATATGTGATATGAAATGTGTACTAGCCACAACTGGAATCTGCGAGAAAGTACAGTATGTGGTGGAAACAGTTCCCCTTCTGGATGGAGTGAGTTTATAGTGTCCCCATtcgaaattattttcagaactcAGAGCTCCAGATTATAGTCTTACATAATACTATATGGTACCTCATCAGATCCATTCACAGGATTTAAAAAATTGGAGGTGAGGAAATTCTCTTGTAAGGACATCATCATAAACTTCAAAAatatagacccagaaacaaaatttgggccacctgaattttgtttctgagtttgTACCGTagtggaattttattttattacaattatgaaaattatttcttCTTATCTAATTCTTTGTGGATGCATTGTTTCAAtagtttcaactttttttttaataggatgaGGGTTTTCTTCCAACTCTAAAAGTCTTAGGCCTACAGCTTAAGTTTAAACAAAGATGTTGAGAATAAAGCCCAAAAAGAACCCTATTTCTTAACTCCCCTTCCCCCTTAAGAGCGACCTTGTAAGCTACATGTTCTGATTGTCAAAAATTTTGATATTCTAATTGTGATAGTAAGagttaatataaatgaaatattttgagcaTAATTAAGCTTATTTACTTTAATGACATCGCGGGTTTACCATATTTGGCACGTGGTGGTAGTGTAAGAAATATTGCAAGTTGAAGGTTAGATTAGATATGGGATAAATAAGTGATATGAGGCCAAGAAATGTAACAAGGTAAGAGTGGGTTATATgaagggatagataagtgacaggaaacCGAGAACTGTAAGAAGGTTATATAAGGGGATAGGTAAGTGACACGAAGGTTATGACAAAGTTAATCACAGATGTTACTGTCTCCTAACATCTGGCCACAGTTGgtgccacaaaataaaacaaataccgTTCTGAGAAAGTTTAGATAATAATAAGCTGCATTAACAGGACGCAATTCTAGATAAACGGATAATTGGTACTGGACTTCTCGTTGGTAATTAGAAACTAATGGAGGGGGGTGGGGAGCTGCAACATTGAATTAGAGTATGCAGGTAAGTATCAAACGATTttaatgttgaaagtatttgtgacTATAAACTAAAACCACATGTAGGTATGTCACTGTAGGCTATCTCACAGAAAccagtgaaacaaaaaaaaaaaaattacgcctCCTTCAGTCTAACTTTTCTGGAGATTTACCAGTATCACTTAAACTTTAAGCAGTTTCCCTTATAtcttatattattgttgtttgttttcAAATGGCCCTTAATTAGCTATTGCTCTATCTATAGTACGTATaagtatgttttgttttgtggcggtaacatatatatatatatatatatatatgtgtgtgtgtgtgtgtgtgaattacaaaagtttgaataataataatatgaatttaataaacTACACCTAAGTCTAATCTAAATACTACTTGTACAATTCATATACACCTACTTAATGGGAACTTACCAAACTTAAACCTAAATTTAATCTGTATATTCTTACCGTATATATtcaagtttaattaatttatgaactcacattttctttcctttatccaTGTCGAAATCCTAATCTCGAATTAACATTGAAAGGATCCTCTCAGaatgaaatgaatattaaaattcacTCTCCCGCTTTTTTGAGTGACATTATAGCCAgaacaaattatataaatttcccATATAATTTCGTTGTTGCAAGcctgatgtaaaaaaaaaagaaaagtttgtAATTGATCCTAAAATTTACCCACGTCAGATTAAACAGTGTGTGACCGGTGTGATCAAAAAATGAGACATTCTTGCTATGATTTGGAACAGCTGTAGTGATCCACGATAACGTGTATTTAGGCCGTTAACACAAATTTAGTCCacagtaaaatactaatttttactaacAATCGTGAAAATGATTATCTCATCAACATGTAAATAGGTAAAATTCAATTGGTAATGTTGGCGAAAGTGGAGACCTCGCAAATTACGCGGGAAGCGGTAAGCTGGAATTTGGATGTAaggttttgttttgattttgtgaGTTTATGTCATCATACTGAACATAAAGTAACGTTTGTAATCAGAATGCATGCTTTGTAGTAGGATATCATATAGATTTTGttataaatcattttaaaactatcttatgtaattttatattttgtttccagTGAACG is a window of Periplaneta americana isolate PAMFEO1 chromosome 12, P.americana_PAMFEO1_priV1, whole genome shotgun sequence DNA encoding:
- the LOC138710779 gene encoding uncharacterized protein; translated protein: MDKGKKMKPATSTPDHSMGDLTMLNVSTISVISDKSHHGSSSVSKLKIQNNLVYGHNIALLALATTKIQEETLSKVTTENMGKRLALLNDVEKKRDHVAALKKRIEESKYFIQLSEELKRKKEKLGPVLDFVSGLQNVEVLKNSLDCGMPTKGFLTEPGADALKITLNKTRNMLEEACRATHQHEVSYSERAHDVTSIQNNLESIVVIQKRCNNTANVLKDAVIEKASLKILRQRAMKKENCL